Proteins from a genomic interval of Armatimonadota bacterium:
- a CDS encoding SDR family oxidoreductase, producing MSESLKGRVAVITGASRGIGKACALRLAQEGCHIVIAAKTVEPDPRLPGTIYDAAREVEQYGVEALAMQTNVRNEDEIERLAEAALHRFGRVDILVNNAGALWWQPVTETPSKRFDLVMEVNVRASFLCARAFLPSMIENQWGHIVNMSPPIDMSVISQRTAYMISKFGMTMMVYGLAEEVKQHNVAANALWPATIIESQASINYQLGQPKDWRKPEIVADALAAIVSKPPSHRTGTALIDEDVLREEGVTDFEKYNCVPGSNPPRLTWNAVQ from the coding sequence ATGAGCGAGAGCTTGAAGGGACGGGTGGCCGTGATAACGGGCGCAAGCCGAGGCATCGGCAAGGCGTGCGCGCTGCGCCTGGCTCAGGAAGGCTGCCACATTGTGATCGCCGCCAAAACGGTAGAGCCCGATCCACGATTGCCCGGAACCATCTACGACGCCGCGCGAGAAGTCGAACAGTACGGCGTCGAGGCGCTGGCGATGCAAACCAATGTTCGGAATGAGGACGAAATCGAGCGATTGGCCGAGGCTGCGCTGCATCGCTTTGGCCGAGTCGACATTCTGGTCAACAATGCGGGCGCGCTATGGTGGCAGCCCGTAACCGAGACGCCATCCAAACGCTTTGACCTAGTGATGGAGGTGAACGTGCGGGCGTCGTTCCTGTGCGCGCGAGCCTTCTTGCCCAGCATGATAGAGAACCAGTGGGGGCACATTGTAAACATGTCGCCACCGATCGACATGAGCGTCATCTCTCAACGGACGGCCTACATGATCAGCAAGTTCGGCATGACGATGATGGTCTACGGTCTGGCCGAAGAGGTCAAGCAGCACAACGTCGCGGCCAATGCGCTTTGGCCGGCTACCATCATCGAGAGCCAAGCCAGCATCAATTATCAGTTGGGCCAACCCAAGGACTGGCGCAAGCCCGAGATCGTCGCAGACGCCCTCGCCGCCATCGTGTCCAAGCCGCCCAGCCATCGAACGGGAACGGCGCTGATAGACGAAGACGTATTGAGAGAAGAAGGCGTAACCGATTTTGAGAAATATAACTGTGTGCCGGGCAGCAATCCGCCCCGGCTGACCTGGAACGCCGTACAATAG
- a CDS encoding FHA domain-containing protein, which produces MQRLLYLLIAGGVGGLLGWLIGEIAFNPGAVAILSSEQMVTFLLWGIVVGACIGGLIGMASGLGLGTRAHALRGLYGGLAAGAFAGLVGLYIGQQIYGALGGDRGPFPLPLIARTLGWGAFGAFLGLSEGIVGRSASRARQGLLGGLIGGGIGGFLFETLSPLMAPLYTLLQKSLQGSDQGVFQRAIGLVITGAAIGLFVGLIELIARQAWVRVLLGRNEGRDYPLHRAESLIGRNETADVPLMGDLNVAPLHAKIVRQGAQYVLIDLAGGNQPHVLKDGETIAISTFTLQFRLKAGAAQRARDQARAPLPPLAPPGVCQFCGQTKDPATGLCACSTPAPAQQPIGSISTVLVGMDGPFAGQRISPSQSGLIIGREAGCSVVLPDGSVSRRHARIAIEAGQMTVYDENSTNGTFVNEQRIQQQALRPGDIVRIGPFRFRAE; this is translated from the coding sequence GTGCAGCGACTGCTTTACCTGTTGATTGCGGGAGGAGTTGGCGGCCTTTTAGGCTGGCTGATCGGCGAGATCGCCTTCAATCCGGGGGCCGTGGCGATCCTCTCCTCCGAGCAGATGGTTACGTTCCTGCTCTGGGGGATCGTTGTCGGCGCCTGCATCGGCGGCTTGATCGGGATGGCCAGCGGTCTGGGCCTAGGCACCCGGGCGCACGCTCTGCGCGGTCTATACGGAGGTCTGGCAGCGGGGGCATTTGCGGGGTTGGTCGGTCTCTATATCGGTCAGCAGATCTACGGCGCTCTCGGCGGAGATCGCGGCCCGTTTCCCTTGCCCCTCATCGCCCGCACTCTTGGTTGGGGCGCGTTTGGGGCATTTCTTGGCCTATCGGAAGGAATCGTCGGTCGCTCTGCCAGTCGCGCTCGGCAAGGATTGTTGGGCGGTTTGATCGGCGGCGGCATAGGCGGCTTTCTGTTTGAGACCCTCTCGCCGCTCATGGCGCCGCTCTATACCCTGCTTCAAAAGTCGCTGCAAGGTTCGGACCAAGGCGTTTTTCAGAGGGCGATAGGATTGGTCATCACCGGGGCGGCTATAGGTCTCTTTGTCGGGCTGATCGAACTGATCGCCCGGCAGGCTTGGGTGCGCGTGCTGCTGGGGAGAAACGAAGGCCGCGACTATCCCCTGCACCGAGCCGAGAGCCTGATCGGGCGCAACGAGACCGCCGACGTGCCGCTGATGGGCGATCTCAACGTCGCGCCGCTCCATGCCAAGATCGTTCGACAAGGCGCGCAATACGTCTTGATCGACCTGGCCGGCGGCAACCAGCCCCATGTGCTCAAGGATGGCGAAACCATCGCCATCAGCACGTTTACCCTGCAATTCAGGTTGAAAGCAGGCGCGGCGCAACGGGCGAGAGATCAAGCTCGCGCTCCCTTGCCGCCGCTCGCACCGCCGGGCGTGTGCCAATTTTGCGGTCAAACAAAAGACCCGGCCACCGGCCTTTGCGCTTGCTCGACGCCGGCGCCCGCTCAACAACCAATAGGATCGATCTCAACTGTCTTGGTCGGCATGGACGGCCCGTTCGCCGGTCAACGCATCTCGCCTTCGCAAAGCGGGCTGATCATTGGGCGCGAAGCAGGCTGCTCGGTCGTTCTGCCGGACGGCTCGGTCAGCCGCCGCCATGCCCGAATCGCCATCGAAGCAGGTCAAATGACCGTGTACGACGAAAATAGCACTAACGGAACCTTTGTGAACGAACAACGAATCCAACAGCAAGCCCTGCGACCGGGGGACATTGTGAGAATAGGGCCGTTTCGGTTTAGAGCGGAATGA
- a CDS encoding FHA domain-containing protein has translation MRIALILLALLSGTVVWAQDKFTVDFGDAALRWYWFESADGKPLAPAKKHEEKSLEITKPDKAVKLAALDDKSSNLALLDLKEDKIEVKEEHFAFANRVIVAIEKEGKSVAAAMVKLTDGKGKIHTVAMMPSDGGKAVFDRVALGSGKIEATYGENKTASQDIEIKKERGTGPVATIAVSADAPVLDRPASTDATTAVSEPDSPTLWRFVPILLALLVGGAALYGILRFVQGKNQQVADTMAKLGVKLPDAQAEPEADQTVAAAPLTPEGHCPFCGQKKDPATGACACDLSAAPTVAAVGKPARLVGLTGALAGQSIPLSSGSISVGREIGNELMVDDPTVSRRHSQLRMDDSGLFVVDLGSSNGTYVNGAKIAAETVLNTGDTVQFGAVQFKVEA, from the coding sequence ATGCGAATCGCATTGATTTTACTGGCGTTATTGTCCGGGACTGTGGTCTGGGCTCAAGATAAATTCACGGTCGATTTTGGCGACGCGGCGCTCCGATGGTATTGGTTCGAGAGCGCGGACGGCAAGCCGTTGGCTCCGGCCAAAAAGCACGAGGAAAAGAGCCTTGAGATTACAAAGCCCGACAAAGCGGTCAAGCTGGCAGCACTGGACGATAAGTCGAGCAACTTGGCTCTGCTCGACCTGAAGGAAGACAAGATCGAAGTCAAGGAAGAGCATTTCGCGTTTGCCAATCGGGTGATCGTGGCGATCGAGAAGGAGGGCAAATCGGTCGCAGCGGCCATGGTCAAGCTAACCGACGGCAAAGGCAAGATTCATACCGTCGCCATGATGCCGAGCGACGGCGGAAAGGCAGTCTTTGACCGAGTCGCGCTCGGATCGGGCAAGATCGAGGCGACTTATGGAGAGAACAAGACCGCGAGCCAAGACATCGAGATCAAAAAGGAGCGCGGAACTGGGCCGGTAGCGACCATTGCGGTCTCGGCAGATGCGCCGGTCTTGGATCGACCCGCATCGACCGATGCGACGACGGCAGTATCCGAACCCGATTCGCCCACTCTATGGCGGTTTGTGCCCATTTTATTGGCGCTGCTGGTGGGCGGCGCGGCGCTGTACGGAATCCTAAGATTTGTTCAGGGCAAAAACCAGCAAGTGGCCGATACGATGGCAAAATTGGGCGTCAAACTGCCCGACGCACAGGCTGAACCCGAAGCGGATCAAACAGTAGCGGCTGCTCCGTTAACGCCCGAAGGCCATTGCCCGTTTTGCGGTCAGAAGAAGGACCCCGCGACCGGCGCCTGCGCTTGCGACCTGAGCGCCGCGCCGACCGTTGCCGCTGTCGGAAAGCCCGCTCGATTGGTCGGCCTGACGGGCGCCCTGGCTGGACAGAGCATTCCTCTTTCGTCAGGCTCCATCTCCGTCGGACGAGAAATCGGCAACGAACTGATGGTGGACGATCCGACCGTCAGCCGCCGCCATTCGCAGTTGCGCATGGACGATTCGGGCTTGTTCGTGGTCGATTTGGGAAGCAGCAACGGAACCTATGTGAACGGCGCCAAGATCGCTGCCGAGACCGTGCTCAATACGGGCGACACGGTGCAGTTTGGCGCGGTGCAGTTTAAGGTCGAGGCCTAG